One Paenisporosarcina sp. FSL H8-0542 genomic region harbors:
- the fabD gene encoding ACP S-malonyltransferase: MTKIAFIFPGQGSQAIGMGNELVQSNTGNKAFYDKADEQLGFSLSTLMLEGPVEELTYTYNAQPALLTTSTMVSELLQAAGLKPDYTIGHSLGEYSALVASGVMSFEDGVKIVHQRGLFMNEAVPAGLGAMAAILGMEADALKMVTDQVTAEGEVVQLANLNCPGQIVISGTKAGVEKACLQAKEAGAKRAIPLVVSGPFHSELMRPAASKLENALNELDMHNTDVPVISNVTAGPVTSAEEMKQLLVEQLYSPVRFEESIRALLDLGVNTFIECGPGKVLSGLVKKIDRSAVVYAAYDNETVEQVIEAAKEWA, translated from the coding sequence ATGACAAAAATTGCATTTATTTTTCCAGGACAAGGATCTCAAGCGATTGGCATGGGGAATGAATTGGTTCAGAGCAATACAGGTAACAAGGCGTTTTATGATAAAGCCGATGAGCAATTGGGATTCTCCCTTTCAACGCTGATGTTGGAAGGACCGGTTGAAGAATTGACGTACACTTATAATGCACAGCCCGCACTTTTGACAACAAGCACAATGGTATCTGAACTTCTGCAAGCTGCTGGTTTAAAACCAGATTATACAATAGGTCACAGTCTTGGAGAATATTCAGCACTTGTTGCATCAGGCGTTATGTCTTTTGAAGACGGTGTGAAAATTGTCCATCAACGTGGGTTATTTATGAATGAAGCGGTACCTGCTGGACTAGGGGCTATGGCTGCCATTCTCGGTATGGAAGCTGATGCTCTAAAAATGGTAACGGATCAAGTGACAGCTGAGGGTGAAGTTGTCCAACTCGCAAACTTGAATTGTCCTGGCCAAATCGTCATATCAGGAACAAAAGCCGGCGTTGAAAAAGCCTGTCTGCAAGCAAAAGAAGCTGGAGCTAAACGAGCGATCCCACTGGTTGTCAGCGGACCGTTCCACTCTGAGCTTATGAGACCTGCAGCATCGAAACTGGAGAATGCATTAAATGAACTGGACATGCATAATACAGATGTTCCTGTCATTTCAAATGTTACTGCCGGACCTGTAACATCGGCTGAGGAAATGAAACAGCTACTGGTTGAACAACTTTATTCACCTGTGCGTTTCGAAGAATCAATCCGTGCATTATTGGACTTAGGCGTAAACACATTCATTGAATGTGGACCTGGTAAAGTTCTGAGTGGATTAGTGAAAAAAATTGATCGATCGGCAGTCGTTTATGCAGCTTATGATAACGAAACTGTTGAGCAAGTAATTGAGGCAGCAAAGGAGTGGGCGTAA
- the fapR gene encoding transcription factor FapR has protein sequence MKRSKKERQQLLIDTIKNNPFITDEELAGQFSVSVQTIRLDRLELSIPELRERIKHVASKSFEDEVRSLPLNEVIGEMVDIELDVRAISLFDVKTEHVFKRNRIARGHHLFAQANSLAVAVINDELALTVKSNLSFVKPVKLGDRVIAKAAVTKKDQDKNRTFVEVTSTVENEIVFEGHFEMYRTNEHGKGDVS, from the coding sequence ATGAAACGCTCAAAAAAAGAACGTCAACAACTGTTAATAGATACGATAAAAAATAATCCCTTCATCACGGATGAAGAGCTGGCAGGCCAGTTTAGCGTAAGTGTCCAGACAATACGATTGGATCGATTGGAATTATCAATTCCCGAGTTACGCGAGCGCATAAAACATGTCGCTTCGAAATCTTTTGAAGATGAGGTACGTTCATTGCCGTTAAATGAAGTAATCGGTGAAATGGTAGACATTGAGTTGGATGTCCGAGCAATTTCATTGTTTGACGTTAAAACGGAACATGTATTCAAACGAAATCGAATCGCACGTGGGCATCATTTATTCGCTCAGGCCAATTCGTTGGCAGTGGCTGTCATTAATGATGAGTTAGCGTTGACTGTGAAATCGAATTTGTCTTTTGTTAAACCAGTCAAACTTGGAGATCGCGTTATTGCAAAAGCAGCAGTGACAAAAAAAGATCAAGATAAAAATCGCACATTTGTCGAAGTCACTTCAACTGTCGAAAATGAAATTGTTTTTGAAGGACATTTTGAAATGTATCGCACAAATGAGCATGGTAAAGGTGATGTATCATGA
- a CDS encoding PLP-dependent aminotransferase family protein, which produces MNWMPDRNAKKAIYKQLAEYIEAGIADGTFPHDEPLPSERFLAKEYNINRSTVVSAYDELESNGLIQRKRGSGTTINKDIWGITKKRIPSWNRYIEAGSILPNLAVTQKIRKEVADHKLINLASGELSEDLFPQATLRSIASNRSFFGSLGYDHPQGNVILRNTIAKHVIHQRKMEGTDPSSILITSGAQQALHLVIQCLLKPGDAVAIENPSYSYSLPIFKSAGIRTYYLPMDTEGINPDDLVSLYKKHKIRMIFLNPAFQNPTGTFLSQSRRKAVLDISSKYGIPIVEDDPYSLSSFRGDEVTTLKSMDTQGNVLYISSLSKIVASGLRIGWIIGPKAVIERLTDAKQQIDFGHSSFTQWIANDFLESEDFPAHIKRLNMQLKKRRDQIAKSLEFFLGKQVDFHAPEGGIHIWCKLNIEFNEMKLLEESIKRGIIFVPGTTMGSEKGYVRFTFARENEGNIHEGIKRFAEALQVVQE; this is translated from the coding sequence ATGAACTGGATGCCGGATAGAAATGCCAAAAAAGCAATCTATAAACAGCTTGCGGAATATATCGAAGCCGGAATTGCGGATGGAACTTTTCCGCATGATGAACCACTTCCGTCGGAAAGGTTCTTGGCTAAGGAATATAACATTAACCGCAGTACAGTTGTGTCTGCATACGACGAATTGGAATCCAATGGGCTTATCCAAAGAAAAAGAGGAAGCGGTACAACAATAAATAAAGACATATGGGGGATTACGAAGAAACGGATTCCGAGTTGGAATCGATATATTGAGGCTGGCTCTATATTGCCTAATTTAGCCGTAACCCAAAAAATCCGAAAAGAAGTGGCTGATCATAAATTGATCAATTTAGCGAGTGGAGAATTGTCGGAAGACCTCTTCCCACAGGCCACACTGAGAAGCATTGCATCAAACAGATCATTTTTCGGAAGCTTGGGCTATGATCACCCTCAAGGGAATGTGATATTAAGAAATACAATTGCAAAACATGTGATTCATCAAAGGAAAATGGAGGGAACAGATCCGTCCTCAATCCTTATTACCTCTGGTGCACAGCAAGCTTTGCATTTAGTCATCCAATGCCTGTTAAAGCCAGGTGATGCAGTAGCTATAGAGAATCCATCGTATTCTTACAGTCTCCCTATATTCAAATCTGCAGGTATCAGGACCTATTATTTACCCATGGACACGGAAGGAATTAATCCGGATGACTTAGTATCCTTATATAAAAAGCATAAAATCAGAATGATTTTCTTGAATCCCGCTTTCCAAAATCCAACTGGAACATTTCTATCCCAGAGTAGAAGAAAAGCTGTTTTGGACATATCATCTAAGTACGGAATTCCTATTGTGGAAGATGATCCATACAGTTTATCTTCCTTTAGGGGTGATGAAGTCACCACCTTAAAGTCGATGGACACCCAAGGGAATGTCCTGTATATAAGTTCATTATCAAAAATCGTGGCTTCCGGATTGAGGATTGGCTGGATCATAGGTCCAAAAGCGGTGATTGAACGATTAACAGATGCGAAGCAGCAGATTGATTTTGGACATTCGAGTTTCACTCAATGGATTGCAAATGATTTCCTGGAATCAGAAGACTTTCCTGCACATATAAAAAGGTTAAACATGCAGTTGAAAAAGCGAAGAGATCAAATAGCCAAAAGCCTTGAATTTTTTCTTGGGAAACAAGTCGATTTTCATGCTCCCGAAGGAGGCATTCATATCTGGTGCAAGCTGAATATAGAATTTAATGAAATGAAACTGCTGGAAGAATCCATAAAAAGAGGGATTATATTTGTTCCTGGAACAACAATGGGTTCAGAAAAAGGATATGTCCGTTTTACATTTGCTAGAGAAAATGAAGGAAATATACATGAAGGAATAAAACGATTTGCAGAAGCCTTGCAAGTGGTTCAAGAGTAA
- the acpP gene encoding acyl carrier protein, translated as MATVVERVTKVIVDRLGVDESEVKMEASFRDDLGADSLDVVELVMELEDEFDMEISDEDAEQISTVGNAVTYIESKQG; from the coding sequence GTGGCAACAGTAGTAGAGCGCGTAACAAAAGTAATCGTAGATCGTTTAGGTGTAGACGAGAGCGAAGTGAAAATGGAAGCTTCTTTCCGTGATGATTTAGGTGCTGATTCTCTAGATGTAGTTGAACTTGTAATGGAATTGGAAGATGAGTTCGACATGGAGATTTCAGATGAAGATGCTGAACAGATCAGTACTGTAGGAAATGCAGTTACTTATATCGAAAGCAAACAAGGATAA
- the rnc gene encoding ribonuclease III translates to MTGKRRGTPQKNGTFSETVKQSFAVLQQELGVQFQNPELLYQSFTHSSYVNEHRRKFYTDNERLEFLGDAVLELSVSQYLFQKFTAMSEGELTKLRAAIVCEPSLVLFANELNFGKYVLLGKGEEITGGRERPALLADVFESFVGALYLDQGLQPVVKFLEQVVFPKVEIGAFSHVMDYKSQLQEMVQQMNNGALNYEIVEEKGPAHNRTFVSSVRLGNTELGEGKGKSKKEAEQKAAQVAIIRIQGQVASRQEG, encoded by the coding sequence ATGACGGGTAAACGTAGAGGAACTCCTCAAAAAAACGGAACATTTTCCGAAACAGTCAAGCAATCATTTGCGGTATTACAGCAAGAATTAGGAGTTCAATTTCAAAACCCTGAACTTCTTTATCAATCATTTACCCATTCATCCTATGTGAATGAGCATCGACGGAAATTTTACACGGACAATGAGCGACTTGAATTTCTAGGTGACGCTGTTCTTGAACTCTCTGTCTCTCAATACTTATTTCAAAAGTTTACTGCCATGAGCGAAGGTGAATTGACCAAATTACGTGCGGCGATCGTTTGCGAACCGTCACTCGTTTTATTTGCGAATGAATTAAACTTTGGGAAGTATGTGCTTTTAGGTAAGGGAGAAGAGATTACAGGTGGACGCGAAAGACCAGCACTTCTTGCAGATGTGTTTGAGTCATTTGTCGGCGCACTATATTTAGATCAAGGCTTACAACCTGTTGTGAAGTTTTTGGAACAAGTTGTGTTTCCAAAAGTCGAAATCGGTGCTTTTTCGCATGTGATGGATTACAAGAGTCAGTTACAAGAAATGGTTCAACAAATGAACAATGGTGCATTGAACTATGAAATTGTAGAAGAAAAGGGACCTGCCCACAATCGAACGTTTGTCTCCAGTGTGAGATTAGGCAACACCGAGTTGGGTGAAGGTAAAGGCAAGTCTAAAAAAGAAGCTGAACAAAAAGCGGCCCAAGTAGCGATTATTCGCATACAAGGCCAAGTTGCAAGCAGACAGGAGGGCTAA
- the fabG gene encoding 3-oxoacyl-[acyl-carrier-protein] reductase, whose translation MGKLMGKTAIVTGASRGIGAEIAKYLAKEGARIAVNYSGSQAKAEEVVNDILANGGEAFAIQASVSDAESVSAMIAETMSRYGSIDILVNNAGITRDNLLMRMKENEWDDVINTNLKGVFLCTKAVTRQMMKQRAGRIVNIASIVGVSGNAGQANYVAAKAGVIGLTKTTAKELASRNINVNAIAPGFITTDMTDELSEEMKSQMLTQIPLAKLGNPEDVAKAVVFLASDDSNYITGQTLHVDGGMIM comes from the coding sequence ATGGGGAAATTAATGGGGAAAACGGCAATCGTCACTGGAGCTTCACGAGGAATTGGTGCTGAAATCGCAAAGTATTTAGCTAAAGAAGGGGCACGCATTGCTGTGAACTACAGCGGCAGCCAAGCAAAAGCTGAAGAAGTTGTGAATGACATACTTGCAAATGGTGGAGAAGCTTTCGCCATTCAGGCAAGTGTCAGCGATGCAGAAAGTGTATCTGCAATGATTGCTGAAACAATGAGCCGTTACGGCAGTATCGATATTTTAGTCAACAATGCTGGGATTACACGCGACAATCTCTTAATGCGTATGAAAGAAAATGAGTGGGACGACGTGATCAACACAAATCTAAAAGGTGTATTTTTGTGTACGAAAGCCGTTACTCGCCAAATGATGAAGCAACGTGCTGGCAGAATCGTCAATATTGCATCGATTGTCGGCGTTTCAGGTAATGCGGGTCAAGCTAACTATGTAGCAGCTAAAGCGGGTGTTATTGGATTGACGAAAACAACTGCGAAAGAATTGGCTAGTCGTAACATTAATGTCAACGCTATTGCACCAGGATTCATCACTACTGATATGACAGACGAACTGTCCGAAGAAATGAAATCGCAAATGCTGACTCAAATTCCGTTGGCGAAGCTAGGCAATCCTGAAGATGTAGCAAAAGCGGTTGTATTTTTGGCTTCCGATGATTCGAACTACATTACAGGTCAAACGCTTCATGTCGATGGCGGAATGATAATGTAA
- the plsX gene encoding phosphate acyltransferase PlsX, translating into MRIAVDAMGGDHAPKEIVEGVLKALEQFEDIHILLYGHEEKVKPFLSTHERLTLIHTEEKIEADDEPVRAIRRKKDASMVRMAEAVKNGEANACVSAGNTGALMAAGLFIVGRIEGIERPALAPTLPTIDGQGFVMLDLGANSDAKPEHLVQFGIMGSIYAAKVRGIESPRVGLLNIGTEETKGNELTKAAFSQLQQAPINFVGNVESRDLLMNVADVVVTDGFTGNMVLKSIEGTAASFFSMLKGVFGASTKSKISAYLVKDDLRGLKNKMDYTEYGGAALFGLKAPVIKAHGSSNANAVMNAIRQARTMVEFDVCGTIHSTIEGGKTK; encoded by the coding sequence ATGAGAATCGCAGTAGACGCAATGGGTGGAGACCACGCACCTAAAGAAATCGTGGAAGGTGTTTTAAAAGCACTGGAGCAATTCGAAGATATCCATATTCTTTTATACGGTCATGAAGAAAAGGTGAAACCGTTTCTTTCAACTCATGAACGGTTAACACTTATACATACAGAAGAAAAAATAGAAGCAGACGATGAACCTGTAAGAGCGATTCGTCGGAAAAAAGATGCTTCGATGGTTCGCATGGCGGAAGCCGTGAAAAACGGAGAAGCCAATGCGTGTGTATCTGCTGGTAACACGGGAGCATTAATGGCTGCTGGACTTTTCATCGTAGGTCGAATTGAAGGAATTGAGCGCCCTGCACTTGCTCCAACATTGCCGACAATCGATGGACAAGGATTTGTTATGCTCGATTTGGGAGCAAATTCTGATGCGAAGCCTGAGCATTTGGTTCAGTTCGGTATTATGGGGAGTATTTATGCGGCAAAAGTACGTGGGATCGAATCACCACGAGTTGGATTGCTGAACATCGGGACGGAAGAAACAAAAGGAAATGAATTAACGAAGGCTGCTTTTAGTCAATTACAACAAGCACCGATTAACTTCGTTGGGAACGTGGAATCACGAGATTTACTGATGAATGTCGCTGATGTTGTTGTGACGGATGGTTTTACAGGCAACATGGTATTGAAGTCAATAGAAGGAACTGCAGCTAGCTTTTTCAGTATGTTAAAAGGAGTATTTGGCGCTTCTACGAAATCAAAAATATCCGCTTATCTAGTCAAAGATGATTTACGTGGTCTAAAAAACAAAATGGATTATACCGAATACGGAGGCGCTGCATTATTTGGTCTGAAAGCACCTGTCATCAAAGCACATGGGTCTTCCAATGCCAATGCCGTAATGAACGCAATCCGCCAGGCACGTACAATGGTTGAATTTGATGTGTGTGGCACAATCCATTCAACTATTGAAGGAGGTAAAACTAAATGA